One genomic segment of Catalinimonas alkaloidigena includes these proteins:
- a CDS encoding class I SAM-dependent methyltransferase, with the protein MKISDAINLIRDAEIDHSNPSIWADLGCGSGTFTLALAHLLAEGSTVYAIDKQSQRISKPDHEVNIVFRQADFERDALNLSPLDGLLMANALHYMEDKEALLSRLLQYIRPGGKLLLVEYDTLRANPWVPYPIDFQHMESLLQLLGMERVVKLGERRSLYNGSQMYACLAEKGK; encoded by the coding sequence GTGAAAATATCTGATGCCATCAACTTAATAAGAGATGCGGAAATTGACCATTCCAATCCATCCATTTGGGCAGATCTGGGCTGTGGCAGCGGCACGTTTACGCTCGCACTCGCTCACTTATTGGCTGAAGGGAGTACTGTCTATGCCATTGATAAGCAAAGCCAAAGGATCAGCAAGCCTGATCATGAAGTAAATATCGTCTTTCGGCAGGCTGATTTTGAGCGTGATGCATTGAATTTATCTCCTCTGGATGGCTTACTGATGGCCAATGCGCTGCATTATATGGAAGATAAAGAAGCATTGCTCAGCCGACTGCTGCAATATATCAGGCCGGGAGGAAAATTGCTGTTAGTAGAATACGATACCCTGAGGGCTAATCCCTGGGTGCCTTACCCCATAGACTTTCAGCACATGGAAAGCTTGCTACAATTGTTGGGTATGGAGCGGGTCGTGAAGCTAGGAGAGCGTCGCTCTTTATACAATGGCAGCCAAATGTACGCCTGCCTCGCCGAAAAAGGAAAGTAA
- a CDS encoding glycoside hydrolase family 28 protein: MRYIYLFLIFIFLVTLFSFVVEEDAVPVREIKVEAPFDVPNITVPDFSMSESFPITDFGAVQGDKDKTSQAIAHAIDEAHKAGGGIVVVPEGEWLTKKIHLKSNVNLHLNEGAVLLFSEKPADYLPAVHTTWEGMECYNYSPLIYAYECENVAITGQGELKAKMEVWEKWFARPPAHMNSLKRLYNLAAKDVPVEERLMVNDSSHLRPQFIQFNRCENILLEGIKITNSPFWVIHPYLSKNVVIRNVEVFAHGHNNDGVDPEMSQNMLIEDCVFDQGDDAIAIKSGRNQDAWRLDTPSKNIVMRNCLVKNGHQLVAIGSELSGGIENVFVDNCEVEEGAQLNHLLFIKTNERRGGYVKNIHVSNIKSGKIDAGILGIETDVLYQWRDLVPTYERRLTPISDIYLTNVASKDVTFISRILAQEELPVKNIWLKNVSAVKVEGENLIHENVQNFHREN, encoded by the coding sequence ATGAGATACATCTATCTGTTTTTGATATTCATTTTTTTGGTCACGCTATTTTCCTTTGTGGTGGAAGAAGATGCAGTACCTGTGCGAGAGATCAAAGTGGAGGCCCCCTTTGATGTTCCAAACATAACAGTTCCTGATTTTAGCATGAGTGAAAGCTTTCCCATCACAGATTTTGGGGCGGTGCAGGGAGATAAAGACAAGACTTCGCAGGCCATTGCCCATGCCATAGATGAAGCCCATAAAGCGGGAGGAGGAATAGTAGTAGTCCCTGAAGGAGAATGGCTGACCAAAAAGATTCATCTGAAAAGTAATGTGAATTTGCATTTGAATGAGGGGGCAGTGCTTCTTTTTTCAGAAAAGCCTGCAGACTATTTACCTGCTGTACATACTACCTGGGAAGGGATGGAGTGCTATAATTATTCTCCTTTGATTTATGCCTATGAGTGCGAGAATGTCGCCATCACCGGACAGGGAGAGTTAAAAGCAAAGATGGAGGTATGGGAAAAGTGGTTTGCGCGTCCTCCGGCTCATATGAACAGTCTGAAGAGGCTCTACAATCTGGCAGCTAAAGATGTTCCGGTAGAAGAAAGACTGATGGTCAATGACTCTTCTCATCTTCGGCCTCAGTTTATTCAGTTTAATCGCTGTGAGAATATTTTGCTGGAAGGTATCAAGATCACCAACAGTCCTTTTTGGGTCATTCATCCTTATCTGTCAAAAAATGTTGTGATCAGAAACGTGGAAGTGTTTGCGCATGGGCATAACAATGATGGCGTAGATCCTGAAATGAGTCAGAATATGCTCATAGAAGACTGTGTGTTTGATCAGGGAGATGACGCTATTGCAATCAAATCAGGTCGTAATCAGGATGCCTGGAGACTGGATACACCTTCAAAAAACATAGTGATGCGAAATTGCCTGGTAAAAAACGGCCACCAACTGGTAGCCATTGGCAGTGAACTTTCGGGCGGTATTGAAAATGTGTTTGTTGATAACTGTGAAGTAGAAGAGGGAGCGCAACTCAACCATTTGTTATTCATCAAAACCAACGAGCGTAGGGGAGGCTATGTCAAGAATATTCACGTAAGCAATATCAAGTCAGGTAAGATTGACGCAGGCATACTGGGGATAGAAACGGATGTGCTATACCAGTGGAGAGACCTTGTACCGACCTATGAGCGGCGCCTTACGCCTATCTCAGACATATACCTGACTAATGTAGCCTCTAAAGATGTGACATTTATCTCCAGAATTCTGGCACAGGAAGAACTACCCGTAAAAAATATATGGCTCAAAAACGTGTCGGCAGTCAAAGTTGAGGGGGAGAATTTGATACATGAAAATGTGCAAAATTTCCATCGGGAGAATTAA
- a CDS encoding Crp/Fnr family transcriptional regulator, with protein MKDRFFQHINKFMAFDKDDFTEALSYFQYKEVDKKEMLMEAASVCRQCFFVLKGCLHMYFINDKGVEKNIQFAIENWWMSDYLAYQHQQKTGFYIQAAEASELLCLDYDKQNQLLTAFPQLESYFRQVYQIAYGASIMRVKYQFDYSKEEIFFSFSEQFPEFVQRVPQYMIATYLGLTPEYVSELRKKKRS; from the coding sequence ATGAAAGACCGATTCTTCCAGCATATCAATAAGTTCATGGCTTTTGACAAAGATGATTTTACGGAAGCCCTTTCCTATTTTCAATACAAAGAAGTGGACAAAAAGGAAATGCTCATGGAAGCAGCTTCAGTATGCAGACAATGTTTCTTTGTGTTAAAAGGTTGTCTTCATATGTATTTTATCAATGATAAGGGAGTAGAAAAAAACATTCAGTTTGCGATTGAAAACTGGTGGATGTCTGATTACCTGGCCTATCAGCATCAGCAAAAGACGGGTTTTTATATCCAGGCAGCAGAAGCCAGTGAACTGCTTTGCCTTGACTACGATAAGCAGAACCAGCTATTAACAGCCTTTCCCCAGCTGGAGTCATATTTCAGGCAGGTATACCAGATTGCCTATGGTGCTTCCATTATGCGGGTAAAATATCAGTTTGACTATTCCAAAGAAGAAATATTCTTTTCCTTCAGTGAACAGTTTCCGGAATTTGTACAGCGTGTCCCCCAGTATATGATTGCCACCTACCTGGGGCTCACGCCTGAATATGTGAGCGAACTGAGAAAAAAGAAACGATCTTAA
- a CDS encoding carboxymuconolactone decarboxylase family protein: MEKRIQIDALEPEAYKAMFALEQYLQKSQLSRAHKELIKIRASQLNGCAFCINMHSQDALRYGESAQRIFLLDAWREAGLFTEEEKCLLQLTEEVTLIHQRGLSSETYKKAVELLGEHYLAQAIMAITTINAWNRLAISTHKPIAD; this comes from the coding sequence ATGGAAAAGAGAATTCAAATAGATGCATTAGAGCCTGAAGCTTATAAGGCCATGTTCGCATTGGAACAATACCTGCAAAAAAGTCAGCTGAGCAGAGCCCATAAAGAACTCATCAAAATTAGGGCTTCCCAGCTCAATGGCTGTGCTTTTTGCATCAATATGCATAGCCAGGATGCGCTCAGATACGGAGAGAGCGCCCAAAGGATATTCCTCTTAGATGCCTGGAGAGAAGCCGGGCTTTTTACTGAGGAAGAAAAATGTCTTTTGCAGCTTACTGAAGAAGTGACCCTGATTCACCAGAGAGGCTTATCTTCTGAGACGTACAAAAAGGCAGTTGAATTGCTTGGGGAGCATTACTTAGCACAGGCCATTATGGCTATTACAACTATTAATGCCTGGAACAGGCTAGCTATCAGTACACACAAGCCAATAGCAGACTAA
- a CDS encoding DJ-1/PfpI family protein, with product MRTVYILIASLLCMCACSVEIKETHSGSIDAKQKVIKKGLPVIGLLMYEGVLTTEVTAPLDVFSKPSVEGEQLFNVITIAPTDAPILSEEGLVMQADFTFEKAPQLDVLFVPSAYDMHSLVRNEEILTFIKAQNQYTTYTVSNCAGAQLIGASGIADGKKIVTWIGGGKELQENYPALKVQDDLSVSYVEDGKFLSANGNLASYISSLELLEKLTDQSHRKFVESYLYLDRLQQWK from the coding sequence ATGAGAACGGTATATATCCTTATTGCTTCACTCTTGTGTATGTGTGCCTGTAGTGTAGAAATTAAAGAAACACATTCTGGCAGTATTGACGCTAAGCAGAAAGTAATAAAGAAAGGCCTGCCCGTAATTGGCTTGTTGATGTATGAGGGGGTACTTACCACTGAAGTTACAGCTCCCCTGGATGTGTTTTCCAAGCCTTCTGTAGAGGGTGAACAGCTTTTTAATGTCATCACCATAGCCCCGACCGATGCTCCCATCCTAAGCGAAGAAGGCTTGGTGATGCAAGCGGATTTTACTTTTGAGAAAGCACCGCAGCTGGATGTGCTCTTTGTACCCAGTGCCTACGATATGCATTCACTGGTGCGAAATGAAGAAATCCTTACATTTATTAAAGCGCAAAATCAGTATACAACCTATACGGTAAGTAATTGCGCCGGTGCCCAGTTGATAGGTGCGTCAGGGATTGCAGATGGGAAGAAGATCGTAACCTGGATAGGAGGAGGAAAGGAATTGCAGGAGAATTATCCAGCGTTAAAAGTTCAGGATGACTTATCAGTGAGCTATGTAGAAGACGGTAAATTTCTATCGGCGAATGGTAATTTAGCCAGTTATATCTCTTCCCTGGAGCTGTTGGAAAAGCTGACGGATCAGTCTCATAGAAAATTTGTAGAATCTTATCTTTATCTGGACAGGCTACAGCAATGGAAATAA
- a CDS encoding 3-keto-disaccharide hydrolase gives MKTLALAFSTLLFIWGCSPSQDHQEQAQASTESESNTTTSDEEWISLFNGEDLSGWKVKIRGHALDDNYNNTFRVEDGMMKVRYDQYDDFAQQYGHIFYEKPYSHYKFRVEYRFVGEQAPKGEGWAWRNSGIMVHGQAPETMGLEQDFPISIEVQLLGGPEEGERTTCNLCTPGTNVVMDDELVTQHCISSSSETYRGDQWVTAEVVVLGDSVIHHLVNGDTVLSYQQPQMGGGTVSGYDEALKVDGQMLSSGYISLQSESHPVDFRKIEILPLVE, from the coding sequence ATGAAAACCTTAGCCTTAGCATTCAGCACTCTTTTATTCATTTGGGGGTGCAGCCCCAGCCAAGACCATCAGGAGCAAGCCCAAGCCAGCACTGAATCCGAAAGCAATACTACTACTTCTGATGAAGAATGGATTTCCCTGTTTAATGGAGAAGACCTTAGTGGCTGGAAAGTAAAAATAAGAGGTCATGCGTTGGATGATAACTATAACAATACTTTCAGGGTGGAAGATGGAATGATGAAGGTACGTTATGACCAATATGATGACTTCGCGCAACAATACGGTCACATCTTTTATGAAAAGCCTTACTCTCACTATAAGTTCAGGGTAGAGTACCGCTTTGTGGGTGAGCAGGCACCCAAGGGTGAAGGCTGGGCCTGGCGTAACAGTGGCATCATGGTACATGGGCAGGCTCCTGAAACCATGGGACTAGAGCAGGATTTTCCTATTTCTATTGAAGTGCAGTTATTGGGCGGACCGGAAGAAGGGGAGCGTACTACCTGTAACCTCTGCACTCCCGGTACCAATGTAGTAATGGATGACGAATTAGTTACCCAGCATTGTATCAGCTCCAGCTCAGAGACCTACCGAGGTGATCAGTGGGTAACTGCTGAGGTAGTAGTACTGGGAGACTCAGTTATTCATCATCTGGTCAACGGAGATACCGTACTCTCTTATCAGCAGCCCCAGATGGGCGGTGGCACCGTAAGCGGTTACGATGAAGCCTTAAAGGTTGACGGTCAGATGCTTAGCTCCGGTTACATCTCACTGCAAAGTGAAAGCCATCCGGTTGACTTCAGAAAGATTGAAATTCTTCCGCTGGTGGAGTAA
- a CDS encoding Dabb family protein gives MKKISIVLSLILAITASSFIIHMQQQEDTLRHVVVFKYKEDASDADIKKVTDAFRDLQNTIPGIVSFEHGINNSPEGKNMGFTHVYTLTFEDAAARDTYLPHPEHKKFGELLGSLGVLEDAFVVDYHPMD, from the coding sequence ATGAAAAAGATTTCAATTGTACTTTCATTAATTCTGGCAATTACCGCCAGCTCATTCATCATTCATATGCAACAACAAGAAGATACTTTAAGACATGTAGTAGTCTTCAAATACAAGGAGGATGCTTCCGATGCTGACATCAAGAAAGTTACTGATGCTTTTCGCGACCTTCAAAATACGATTCCGGGAATCGTTTCTTTTGAGCATGGTATTAACAATAGTCCGGAGGGTAAGAATATGGGTTTCACGCATGTATACACCCTTACTTTTGAAGATGCCGCTGCCCGTGACACCTACCTGCCCCATCCTGAGCACAAAAAATTTGGTGAACTACTTGGATCTTTAGGGGTATTGGAAGATGCCTTTGTGGTAGATTATCATCCTATGGATTAA
- a CDS encoding CPBP family intramembrane glutamic endopeptidase encodes MSLSSHDYRKAFRGWIRPGWATAIVLLFVFSSVRFVLVLQANVNDNYQYISYFFVMMILLPFVCLNGQGQKSIGIDKVSSWKGIGWGAFFGVVSCTLLFGLMNWFYGKTDANAFTYISHTYKELPEVMDSQSRLMYFAIFAGVSMLFSPLGEELFYRGLIHENIAFEVGHNNASVIDSLAFSLVHLSHFGIVYLDGSWQFLFWPSILWMLGLYISCRLFYFARVLSGTILGAIVAHASMAYYIFYHILG; translated from the coding sequence ATGTCTCTATCTTCACATGATTATCGGAAAGCCTTTCGCGGATGGATCAGACCAGGCTGGGCAACAGCAATTGTACTCCTGTTTGTTTTCAGTAGTGTTAGGTTTGTTTTGGTGCTCCAGGCCAATGTAAATGATAACTACCAGTATATCTCTTACTTTTTTGTGATGATGATTCTCCTTCCTTTTGTCTGCCTGAACGGGCAAGGGCAAAAATCAATAGGCATTGATAAAGTAAGTAGCTGGAAGGGAATAGGATGGGGGGCGTTTTTTGGGGTAGTAAGTTGTACTTTGCTATTTGGCTTAATGAATTGGTTTTACGGCAAAACAGATGCAAATGCATTCACATATATCTCCCATACGTATAAGGAGTTACCTGAAGTCATGGATAGCCAAAGCCGCCTGATGTATTTTGCAATATTTGCAGGGGTCAGCATGCTTTTTAGCCCTTTGGGGGAGGAGTTATTTTACCGAGGGCTTATCCATGAAAACATTGCTTTTGAAGTAGGTCACAACAATGCCAGTGTGATTGACAGCCTGGCATTCAGCCTGGTTCATCTTTCTCATTTTGGTATTGTTTACCTTGATGGAAGCTGGCAGTTCTTGTTTTGGCCATCCATCTTGTGGATGTTGGGCTTATACATAAGCTGTAGACTGTTTTATTTTGCGAGAGTGTTGAGCGGTACAATTTTAGGAGCTATCGTAGCACACGCTTCGATGGCTTACTACATCTTTTACCACATTCTTGGGTAG
- a CDS encoding GNAT family N-acetyltransferase, with amino-acid sequence MPAQLSEDRNIPLPLIIELYRANDWSAADKPEALYQGLMHSHSLVTAWEGETLLGLGNAISDGHLVVYYPHLLVHPDYQGTGIGQMIMQRMAEKYRHFHMQMLTADKEAVRFYEKCGFVKAGATQPMWIYKGNEHD; translated from the coding sequence ATGCCTGCACAGCTTTCCGAAGATAGAAATATTCCTCTGCCACTGATCATTGAACTTTACCGCGCTAATGACTGGTCAGCGGCAGATAAGCCGGAGGCTTTGTATCAGGGCTTAATGCATTCGCATAGCCTGGTGACAGCCTGGGAAGGTGAAACCCTGCTAGGCCTGGGCAATGCTATTTCCGATGGTCATCTCGTAGTATACTACCCGCATCTATTGGTACATCCAGATTATCAGGGTACTGGGATTGGTCAGATGATCATGCAGCGGATGGCTGAGAAATACAGACATTTCCACATGCAAATGCTTACCGCCGACAAAGAAGCTGTTCGCTTCTATGAAAAGTGTGGCTTTGTAAAAGCAGGCGCAACTCAACCCATGTGGATTTACAAAGGGAATGAACATGACTAA
- a CDS encoding nucleoside hydrolase — MNKPQQHKKVFLDHDGGVDDLLALLLVLCMDEVELIGVSVTPADCYAEYAAESSRKFMDLMLAEPVEVAISKARGMNAFPEVWRAQPQIINAFPQLLNMKSIRSLLSEREASDFIIEMLMNSSEPVSYLMTGPSTTLVNALQKEPAIKEKISEIIWMAGAVKVHGNVRTYTHNGAAEWNVYWDAASAQWLIEQNLPLTIVPLDATNHVPVTFDFLEKMAAQKEFEVSNLASFCWAITVNTIPGYDYLYHMWDVLSVAYASRPDFFSSKKMELQIAQNLPNEGETYEAQGSGNWVNVVTDVERELFYDYLLQQSRKNFIQP, encoded by the coding sequence ATGAATAAGCCTCAGCAGCACAAAAAAGTATTTCTGGATCATGATGGAGGAGTAGATGATCTGCTTGCTCTCTTGCTTGTACTCTGCATGGATGAAGTAGAGCTTATTGGTGTGAGTGTTACCCCGGCCGACTGTTATGCAGAATATGCGGCAGAATCTTCACGTAAATTTATGGATTTGATGTTGGCAGAGCCGGTGGAAGTAGCTATCAGCAAGGCCAGGGGCATGAATGCTTTTCCTGAAGTGTGGCGTGCCCAGCCGCAGATCATCAATGCTTTTCCGCAACTGCTTAATATGAAAAGCATACGTTCACTGCTAAGTGAACGGGAAGCCAGCGACTTTATCATTGAAATGCTGATGAACAGTTCTGAGCCGGTATCATATCTCATGACAGGTCCAAGTACTACGCTGGTAAACGCCTTACAAAAAGAACCGGCGATCAAAGAAAAAATCAGCGAAATCATTTGGATGGCGGGAGCGGTAAAAGTGCATGGTAATGTCCGTACCTATACACATAATGGTGCTGCAGAATGGAATGTGTACTGGGATGCAGCTTCTGCACAATGGCTGATAGAACAAAACCTGCCTCTTACCATAGTGCCCCTGGATGCTACCAATCATGTGCCTGTCACTTTTGATTTCTTGGAAAAAATGGCCGCACAGAAAGAGTTTGAGGTCTCTAACCTGGCTTCTTTCTGCTGGGCCATCACGGTAAATACCATTCCCGGCTATGATTATCTCTATCATATGTGGGATGTGCTATCCGTTGCATATGCCTCAAGGCCTGATTTTTTCAGTTCAAAGAAGATGGAGCTTCAAATCGCACAGAACCTGCCCAACGAAGGGGAAACCTATGAAGCGCAAGGCTCTGGTAACTGGGTGAATGTGGTCACTGATGTAGAAAGAGAGCTCTTTTACGATTATCTCTTGCAGCAATCCAGGAAGAACTTTATTCAACCCTAG
- a CDS encoding PIG-L deacetylase family protein, with amino-acid sequence MNILFIGAHPDDCEVYGGGTAALFSKLGHRVKFISVTNGDAGHHVMQGSELVDCRSKESIRASQVLGVAYEIMDNHDGQLTPDLLNRSRIIQRIREWEADIVITHRPNDYHPDHRYTSQLVQDAAYMVMVPNVVPGVAPLRKNPLFLYFQDHFQKPYPFRPDIAVSIDETYEHKILSLDAHRSQFYEWLPWIAGILDHVPLDKDARIQWLKEQWTKKPSDEIRKSLSHWYGNTASEKIQYAEAFEVCEYGRKVTDEDIRQLFPMLAQS; translated from the coding sequence ATGAACATACTTTTTATAGGAGCACACCCTGATGATTGTGAGGTATATGGTGGCGGTACAGCTGCGCTTTTTTCAAAACTGGGTCATCGTGTCAAGTTTATTTCAGTAACCAATGGTGATGCCGGTCATCATGTGATGCAGGGAAGTGAATTGGTTGACTGCCGCAGCAAGGAAAGTATCCGGGCATCTCAAGTGTTAGGGGTAGCTTACGAGATTATGGACAATCATGACGGTCAGTTGACACCGGATTTACTGAATCGCAGCCGTATTATTCAGCGCATCAGAGAGTGGGAAGCCGATATCGTGATTACTCACCGGCCTAACGATTACCATCCCGACCACCGCTATACCAGTCAGTTGGTTCAGGATGCCGCCTATATGGTGATGGTACCCAATGTAGTCCCGGGAGTTGCTCCCTTACGTAAAAACCCGCTCTTCCTCTACTTTCAGGACCACTTTCAGAAACCCTACCCTTTTCGTCCGGACATCGCAGTGAGCATAGACGAAACCTATGAGCACAAAATTCTTTCACTTGACGCTCACCGATCACAGTTTTATGAATGGCTCCCCTGGATAGCGGGCATACTGGATCATGTACCTCTGGATAAAGATGCCCGGATACAATGGTTAAAAGAACAGTGGACGAAAAAACCTTCTGATGAAATCAGAAAATCTCTGTCTCATTGGTACGGAAATACAGCGTCAGAGAAAATTCAGTACGCTGAAGCATTTGAAGTATGTGAGTACGGACGTAAAGTAACAGATGAAGACATACGCCAACTTTTTCCCATGCTGGCGCAAAGCTAG
- a CDS encoding MOSC domain-containing protein, with protein MRKEGVTIRDLLNTLPQAGEVSWISIRPERRSQLQEKESVLADKAHGLVGDHYGGGANGKRQVTLINEEHLNAVASFLDEDKLDPALLRRNIMVKGINLLALKGQRFQIGEAILEMTGLCQPCSRMEENLGEGGYNAIRGHGGITARIIQSGTIKVGDTVKLIRP; from the coding sequence ATGCGAAAAGAAGGTGTCACGATCAGAGACCTGCTAAATACACTTCCCCAGGCAGGAGAAGTCAGTTGGATAAGTATAAGGCCGGAAAGAAGAAGTCAGCTGCAAGAAAAAGAAAGTGTGTTGGCGGATAAGGCGCATGGGCTGGTAGGTGATCATTATGGGGGCGGGGCTAATGGTAAGCGGCAGGTGACACTGATAAATGAGGAACATCTGAATGCAGTAGCGTCATTTCTTGATGAGGATAAACTGGATCCCGCTCTGTTGAGGCGCAACATCATGGTCAAAGGCATTAACCTGTTAGCGCTTAAAGGTCAGCGATTTCAGATAGGGGAAGCTATACTGGAGATGACCGGCCTCTGCCAACCCTGCTCCCGCATGGAAGAGAACCTGGGCGAAGGAGGTTATAATGCCATTCGTGGTCATGGAGGAATCACTGCACGAATTATACAAAGCGGTACGATAAAAGTAGGAGATACAGTAAAACTCATCAGGCCTTGA